In Flavobacterium lacustre, a genomic segment contains:
- the metH gene encoding methionine synthase translates to MAQAETRRNLVLSGLEPLIITPDSVFVNIGERTNVTGSRKFLRLIKEEKYDEALDIARQQVEGGAQIIDINMDEGMLDGEYAMTKFLNLIAAEPDISRVPIMIDSSKWEIIEAGLKVVQGKSVVNSISLKEGEERFIHHAKLIKRYGAAVIVMAFDELGQADNYERRVEICQRSYDILVNKVDFAPQDIIFDLNIFPVATGMEEHRLNALDFFRGTKWVRENLPHAHISGGVSNVSFSFRGNDTVREAMHSVFLYHAIQNGMTMGIVNPEMLSIYDEIPKDLLEHVEDVILNRRDDATERLLDFAENVKGDVKSNEKAVQEWRSGTIQERLTHSLVKGVDEFIEIDVEEARQAAGRPIEVIEINLMAGMNVVGDLFGSGKMFLPQVVKSARVMKKAVAYLLPFIEAEKDGVSSFAGRILMATVKGDVHDIGKNIVSVVLACNNYEIIDLGVMVPPEKIIAAAIEHNVDIIGLSGLITPSLDEMVYLAKELDKRDIKIPIMIGGATTSRAHTAVKIAPQYRETVIHVNDASRAVTVAGNLLDHNNKIYASDIRAEYDAFRETFLNRSRDKNFLTIEQARVNKLKLDWENYNPTKPNFIGTKTIEVALDVLVPYIDWTPFFRTWELFGKYPAILTDEVVGEQATSVFADAQAMLSVILAEKKLTAKGIYGIFPANQINDDDIELRDESGKVLEKFLTLRQQAQKTKGAPNIALSDFIAPKDSGKTDYMGAFCVTTGFGVDEWAAEFEKDLDDYNSIMVKALADRFAEAFAEYLHEKVRKEIWGYASDESLSAEAMIAEDYKGIRPAPGYPACPDHLEKPTIWKLLNVAEEIGVTLTESMAMWPASSVSGYYFGNPESKYFGLGKIKEDQVIDYAKRRSISTDKAMKWLNPNIAD, encoded by the coding sequence ATGGCACAAGCAGAAACGAGAAGAAACCTTGTATTATCGGGATTAGAACCTTTAATCATTACGCCGGACAGCGTATTTGTAAACATTGGTGAACGTACGAATGTAACAGGTTCTAGAAAATTCCTTCGATTAATCAAGGAAGAAAAATACGACGAAGCTCTTGATATTGCAAGACAACAAGTAGAAGGAGGCGCACAAATCATCGATATTAATATGGATGAAGGAATGCTTGATGGTGAATATGCCATGACAAAATTTCTGAATTTGATTGCTGCTGAACCTGATATTTCAAGAGTGCCAATTATGATTGACAGCTCGAAATGGGAAATCATCGAAGCAGGTTTGAAAGTGGTGCAGGGAAAAAGTGTTGTGAATTCTATTTCTTTAAAAGAAGGAGAAGAACGATTCATTCATCATGCTAAATTAATCAAACGTTATGGAGCTGCTGTAATTGTAATGGCTTTTGATGAATTGGGTCAAGCCGATAATTACGAAAGACGTGTTGAAATTTGTCAGCGTTCGTATGATATTTTGGTGAATAAAGTAGATTTTGCTCCCCAAGATATTATTTTCGATTTAAATATATTTCCAGTAGCAACAGGTATGGAAGAACACCGCCTGAATGCGCTGGATTTCTTCAGAGGGACAAAATGGGTTCGTGAAAATTTACCACATGCCCACATCAGTGGAGGTGTAAGTAATGTTTCTTTCTCTTTCAGAGGAAATGATACGGTTCGGGAAGCGATGCATTCGGTTTTCTTGTATCACGCCATTCAAAACGGAATGACGATGGGAATTGTAAACCCTGAAATGCTTTCTATTTACGACGAAATTCCAAAGGATTTATTAGAACATGTTGAAGATGTAATTCTAAATCGTCGTGATGATGCCACCGAACGATTGTTGGACTTTGCCGAGAATGTAAAAGGCGATGTAAAGAGCAATGAAAAAGCGGTTCAAGAATGGCGTTCAGGAACGATTCAGGAACGATTAACGCATTCCTTGGTAAAAGGAGTGGATGAATTTATAGAAATTGATGTTGAAGAAGCTCGACAAGCAGCAGGAAGACCAATTGAAGTAATCGAAATCAACCTGATGGCCGGAATGAATGTAGTAGGAGATTTGTTTGGATCCGGAAAAATGTTCTTACCTCAGGTAGTAAAATCAGCACGTGTAATGAAAAAAGCCGTAGCGTATTTATTGCCGTTTATTGAAGCTGAAAAAGATGGAGTTTCGAGTTTTGCAGGTCGTATTTTAATGGCAACAGTAAAAGGCGATGTACACGATATTGGGAAAAATATTGTTTCGGTAGTTTTGGCCTGTAACAATTATGAAATCATAGATTTAGGTGTAATGGTTCCGCCTGAAAAAATTATCGCTGCAGCTATAGAACACAATGTTGATATTATTGGATTGAGCGGATTAATTACACCTTCGCTTGACGAAATGGTTTATCTCGCCAAAGAATTAGACAAACGCGATATAAAAATCCCAATTATGATTGGTGGTGCGACCACATCGCGCGCGCATACTGCCGTGAAAATTGCGCCACAATACAGAGAAACGGTGATTCATGTTAATGATGCTTCGAGAGCCGTAACGGTTGCCGGAAACTTATTAGACCATAATAATAAAATATACGCCAGCGATATTAGAGCTGAATATGATGCGTTTAGAGAAACATTTTTGAACCGTTCGCGTGACAAAAACTTCCTGACCATTGAGCAAGCTCGTGTGAATAAACTGAAATTAGATTGGGAAAATTACAATCCCACTAAACCTAATTTTATCGGAACAAAAACAATCGAAGTCGCTCTTGATGTTTTGGTTCCTTATATCGACTGGACGCCGTTTTTCAGAACTTGGGAATTGTTCGGGAAATATCCGGCGATTTTAACGGACGAGGTAGTTGGAGAACAAGCCACTTCTGTTTTTGCAGATGCACAAGCTATGTTGAGCGTTATTTTGGCAGAAAAGAAATTGACAGCCAAAGGAATTTACGGGATTTTCCCTGCGAATCAAATCAATGATGATGATATTGAATTGCGCGATGAAAGCGGAAAAGTACTAGAGAAATTTTTGACGCTTCGTCAACAAGCCCAAAAAACAAAAGGAGCTCCAAACATCGCATTATCGGATTTTATAGCGCCAAAAGATTCAGGAAAAACGGATTATATGGGTGCATTTTGTGTGACTACCGGTTTTGGTGTTGATGAATGGGCGGCTGAATTCGAAAAGGATTTAGACGATTATAATTCGATTATGGTAAAAGCATTAGCGGATCGTTTTGCAGAAGCTTTTGCAGAATATTTACACGAAAAAGTACGTAAAGAAATCTGGGGTTATGCTTCGGATGAATCTTTAAGTGCAGAAGCAATGATTGCCGAAGATTACAAAGGAATTCGTCCTGCACCGGGTTATCCAGCTTGTCCTGACCATTTAGAAAAACCAACCATTTGGAAATTACTAAACGTAGCGGAAGAAATTGGAGTGACCTTGACAGAGAGTATGGCAATGTGGCCGGCTTCATCTGTTTCGGGTTATTATTTTGGAAATCCGGAAAGTAAGTATTTTGGACTTGGAAAAATAAAAGAAGATCAGGTTATAGATTATGCCAAACGTAGAAGTATTTCTACTGATAAAGCAATGAAATGGCTGAATCCTAATATAGCAGATTAA
- the cobA gene encoding uroporphyrinogen-III C-methyltransferase, with amino-acid sequence MHKTIQPKVTLVGAGPGDPDLITLKGVKALAEANVVLYDALANEEIMNHAPKTAIKIFVGKRKGCHEYTQDQINQLIVDNALTYGNVVRLKGGDPFIFGRGSEEIEYAESFGIPTFVVPGISSSIAVPAYQGISLTKRGTSESFWVITGTTSDRKLSNDVALAAQSSATVVILMGMSKLSQIVSLFQKESKGETPVAIIQNGTTANEKIGVGTINNIQKVVAENNLSSPAIIVIGEVVKESNKLKGFYEEFLSNEIRL; translated from the coding sequence ATGCATAAAACAATTCAACCCAAAGTAACTTTAGTAGGCGCTGGTCCTGGCGATCCGGATTTGATTACTCTGAAAGGAGTAAAAGCACTTGCTGAAGCAAATGTGGTTTTGTATGATGCTTTGGCCAATGAGGAAATAATGAATCATGCACCAAAAACGGCCATAAAAATATTTGTTGGTAAACGAAAAGGATGTCATGAATATACGCAAGACCAAATTAATCAATTGATTGTTGATAATGCGCTTACGTATGGAAATGTTGTTCGATTGAAAGGTGGCGATCCGTTTATTTTTGGTCGTGGAAGTGAAGAAATTGAATACGCAGAAAGTTTTGGAATCCCTACATTTGTAGTGCCTGGAATTTCATCTTCGATTGCAGTTCCCGCTTATCAAGGAATTTCTTTGACAAAAAGAGGAACTTCCGAAAGTTTTTGGGTAATTACGGGTACAACATCTGATAGAAAATTGTCAAATGATGTGGCGTTAGCTGCTCAATCATCCGCAACTGTTGTGATTTTGATGGGAATGAGCAAATTATCACAAATTGTTTCATTATTCCAAAAAGAATCCAAAGGAGAAACGCCTGTTGCAATTATTCAAAATGGAACCACTGCAAACGAGAAAATTGGAGTTGGAACTATAAATAATATTCAAAAAGTTGTTGCCGAAAATAATTTGAGTTCACCAGCAATAATAGTTATTGGAGAAGTTGTTAAAGAAAGCAATAAGTTGAAAGGATTTTACGAAGAATTTCTTTCAAACGAAATACGATTATAA
- a CDS encoding precorrin-2 dehydrogenase/sirohydrochlorin ferrochelatase family protein — protein MERNELYPVFLKLQNLNVLIVGGGNVGLEKLSFMLKSSPNANVEVVAPRFLPELESLAEKHPSVQLTYKKFNRWMLRKRHMVIACTDDLKVNKRVFDLCRKRHLICNIADTPDLCDYYLGGIVTKGNVKIAISTNGKSPTTAKRLREFFEEIIPDDINKMVENLNEYRKTLKGNFEEKVQKMNEITEALKNKE, from the coding sequence ATGGAAAGAAATGAATTATATCCTGTTTTTTTGAAACTACAAAACCTGAATGTGTTGATTGTAGGCGGAGGAAACGTGGGTTTAGAAAAATTATCTTTCATGTTGAAATCGAGTCCAAATGCAAATGTTGAGGTCGTGGCGCCCAGGTTTTTACCAGAACTGGAAAGCTTGGCTGAAAAACATCCTTCGGTACAATTGACCTATAAAAAGTTCAATCGCTGGATGCTTCGCAAACGCCACATGGTAATTGCCTGCACTGATGATTTGAAAGTAAATAAAAGAGTATTCGACTTGTGTCGAAAAAGACATTTGATTTGTAACATTGCCGATACACCAGATTTGTGTGATTATTATTTGGGCGGAATTGTAACCAAAGGGAATGTGAAAATTGCTATTTCAACCAACGGAAAATCACCAACAACTGCCAAAAGATTACGGGAATTTTTTGAAGAAATCATTCCGGACGATATTAATAAAATGGTCGAAAACCTAAATGAATATCGCAAAACGCTAAAAGGGAATTTCGAAGAAAAAGTTCAAAAGATGAACGAAATCACCGAAGCATTAAAAAACAAAGAATAA
- a CDS encoding homocysteine S-methyltransferase family protein: MSTIQEAIKKNILVLDGAMGTMLQRYNFSEEDFRGERFKDFPHSLKGNNDLLSLTQPEAIKAVHAAYFEAGSDIVETNTFSGTTIGMADYHLEDLVYELNYESAKLAREVADEFTAKNPEKPRFVAGSIGPTNRTASMSPDVNDPGYRAVTFDDLRIAYKQQVEALMDGGCDLLLVETIFDTLNAKAALFAIEEVKDERNIDIPIMVSGTITDASGRTLSGQTVEAFLVSVSHIPLLSVGFNCALGADLLKPYLQTLAHNTSFNVSAHPNAGLPNAFGEYDETPEQMQVFIKEYLDDNLINIIGGCCGTTPEHIKLIADIAKDYKPRVSTATM; the protein is encoded by the coding sequence ATGTCAACAATTCAAGAAGCCATCAAAAAAAACATACTCGTACTCGATGGAGCTATGGGGACCATGTTGCAACGCTACAATTTCTCGGAAGAAGATTTTCGTGGCGAACGTTTCAAGGATTTTCCACATTCTCTAAAAGGGAATAACGATTTATTATCACTTACCCAGCCAGAAGCTATCAAAGCAGTGCATGCCGCTTATTTTGAAGCTGGATCCGATATTGTAGAAACCAATACATTCTCCGGTACCACAATCGGAATGGCTGATTATCACTTGGAAGATTTAGTTTACGAACTCAACTACGAATCGGCAAAATTAGCCCGTGAAGTAGCCGATGAATTCACCGCAAAAAATCCCGAAAAACCGCGTTTTGTAGCCGGTTCAATCGGACCAACAAACAGAACAGCAAGTATGTCGCCAGATGTAAACGATCCAGGGTACAGAGCCGTAACTTTTGATGATTTGCGTATTGCATACAAACAACAAGTCGAAGCCTTAATGGACGGTGGTTGCGATTTATTATTGGTAGAAACTATTTTTGACACTTTAAATGCCAAAGCAGCACTTTTTGCCATCGAAGAAGTCAAAGACGAACGTAATATTGATATTCCAATCATGGTTTCGGGAACCATTACCGATGCTTCAGGAAGAACACTTTCCGGGCAAACAGTAGAGGCGTTTTTGGTTTCGGTTTCACATATTCCTTTGTTGAGTGTAGGTTTTAATTGCGCTTTGGGAGCAGATTTATTGAAGCCTTATTTACAAACTTTGGCACACAATACTTCCTTTAATGTTTCGGCACATCCGAATGCAGGATTGCCAAATGCTTTTGGAGAATACGATGAAACACCAGAACAGATGCAGGTATTTATCAAAGAATATTTAGACGATAATTTAATAAATATAATAGGCGGTTGTTGCGGAACAACTCCGGAACACATCAAGTTGATTGCGGATATTGCAAAGGATTACAAACCGAGAGTTTCAACAGCAACGATGTAG
- a CDS encoding sulfate adenylyltransferase subunit 1 has product MEVLKIATAGSVDDGKSTLIGRLLYDTKSLTTDKIEAIEKSSKQKGYDYLDFSLATDGLVAEREQGITIDVAHIYFSTAKKSYIIADTPGHVEYTRNMVTGASTSQVSIILIDARKGVIEQTYRHFFINNLLRVKEVIVAVNKMDLVDYSEEVYNKIKADFQALNSKSSFKEQNVSYIPLSAINGGNVADKSENMPWYTGQTVLEHLEALEPEDVFETGKVRFPVQTVIRPKTEEYHDFRGYAGKLYGNNIKVGDAVTVLPSLTESKVTNIHFFDQQFDEATAGSSITLELENDINVTRGDMIVKSNELPKIEKDINTTICWMDSKKLVAGTKYLVQHNTNRVLAKIESVKNVIATDYSGVTPATQLAINEIGEVNIKLSKALYFDAYNDNKSNGAFILIDAATNTTAGVGFIN; this is encoded by the coding sequence ATGGAAGTTTTAAAAATAGCAACAGCAGGAAGTGTAGATGACGGAAAGAGTACCTTAATCGGGAGATTATTATACGATACAAAATCATTGACTACGGATAAGATTGAAGCAATAGAAAAAAGCAGCAAACAAAAAGGATACGATTACTTAGATTTTTCATTAGCTACCGATGGGTTGGTTGCTGAGAGAGAACAAGGAATTACGATTGATGTGGCGCATATTTATTTTTCGACAGCCAAGAAAAGTTACATTATTGCCGATACTCCGGGTCACGTAGAATATACACGTAACATGGTTACGGGAGCTTCGACTTCGCAGGTTTCGATCATTTTGATTGATGCTCGTAAAGGAGTTATTGAGCAAACTTACAGACACTTTTTTATCAATAATTTATTGAGAGTAAAAGAAGTGATTGTTGCGGTAAACAAAATGGATTTGGTTGATTATTCGGAAGAAGTTTACAACAAAATCAAAGCTGATTTTCAAGCGTTGAACAGCAAAAGTTCATTCAAAGAGCAAAACGTAAGTTATATTCCGTTGAGTGCTATTAATGGAGGAAACGTTGCTGATAAATCAGAAAATATGCCTTGGTATACAGGACAAACTGTATTAGAGCATTTAGAAGCTTTAGAGCCAGAAGATGTTTTTGAAACAGGAAAAGTGCGTTTCCCGGTTCAAACAGTCATCAGACCAAAAACGGAAGAGTACCATGATTTTAGAGGATATGCCGGAAAATTATACGGGAACAATATCAAAGTTGGTGATGCGGTAACGGTTCTTCCTTCTTTGACAGAATCTAAAGTGACTAATATTCACTTTTTTGATCAGCAATTTGATGAAGCGACAGCAGGTTCTTCGATTACTTTGGAACTGGAAAATGATATCAATGTGACAAGAGGCGACATGATTGTAAAATCGAATGAGCTTCCTAAAATCGAAAAAGACATCAATACAACGATTTGTTGGATGGACAGCAAAAAATTAGTTGCTGGCACAAAATATTTGGTACAACACAATACCAACAGAGTTTTGGCAAAAATTGAAAGCGTGAAAAACGTAATCGCTACAGATTATTCTGGAGTTACACCAGCAACTCAATTGGCTATAAATGAAATAGGCGAAGTAAATATTAAATTAAGCAAAGCTTTGTATTTTGATGCCTACAATGACAACAAATCAAACGGCGCTTTTATTTTAATTGATGCTGCAACCAACACAACTGCTGGAGTTGGATTTATAAACTAA
- a CDS encoding NAD(P)/FAD-dependent oxidoreductase, translating into MVKTDILIIGAGPTGLFAVFEAGLLKLKCHILDALPQPGGQLSELYPKKPIYDIPGFPEVLAGDLVDNLMEQIKQFEPGFTLGERAETIEKQEDGTFIVTSNKGKKFHAPVIAIAGGLGSFEPRKPLIEDIEFYENKGIKYFIKNPEKFRDKRVVIAGGGDSALDWSIFLSNVASEVTLIHRRNEFRGALDSVEKVQELKSAGKIKMITPGEVVGINGAEHIESVVVADDNGAKRTIETDYFIPLFGLTPKLGPIGDWGLEIEKNAIKVNNALDYQTNIPGIFAIGDVNTYPGKLKLILCGFHEATIMCQAAYQIINPGKKYVLKYTTVSGVDGFDGTRKEAPKAVVKAIV; encoded by the coding sequence ATGGTTAAAACAGACATACTTATAATAGGAGCAGGTCCGACTGGATTATTTGCCGTTTTTGAAGCAGGATTATTAAAATTAAAATGTCACATTTTGGATGCCTTACCACAACCGGGAGGACAACTTTCAGAATTGTATCCAAAAAAACCAATCTATGATATTCCTGGTTTTCCAGAAGTATTAGCAGGGGATTTGGTTGACAATTTAATGGAACAAATCAAGCAATTCGAGCCAGGATTTACTCTTGGAGAACGTGCTGAAACTATTGAAAAACAAGAAGACGGAACTTTTATAGTAACTTCAAATAAAGGGAAAAAATTCCATGCGCCAGTAATCGCTATTGCCGGTGGATTAGGAAGTTTTGAACCAAGAAAACCACTTATTGAAGATATTGAGTTTTATGAAAATAAAGGAATCAAATACTTTATCAAAAACCCGGAAAAATTCAGAGACAAAAGAGTAGTAATTGCCGGAGGTGGTGATTCTGCTTTAGACTGGAGTATTTTCTTGTCTAATGTAGCTTCAGAAGTAACTTTGATTCACCGTAGAAACGAATTTAGAGGCGCTTTAGATTCTGTAGAAAAAGTACAAGAATTAAAATCAGCCGGAAAAATCAAAATGATTACTCCTGGAGAAGTCGTAGGAATAAATGGAGCAGAACATATAGAATCTGTTGTTGTAGCTGATGACAATGGAGCAAAAAGAACCATTGAAACAGATTATTTCATTCCGCTTTTTGGATTAACTCCAAAATTAGGACCTATCGGAGACTGGGGATTAGAGATTGAAAAAAATGCAATCAAAGTAAATAACGCTTTAGATTATCAAACCAATATTCCGGGAATTTTTGCCATTGGAGACGTAAATACCTATCCAGGAAAACTAAAATTGATTCTTTGTGGATTCCACGAAGCGACCATAATGTGCCAGGCAGCCTACCAAATCATCAATCCAGGAAAAAAATATGTACTAAAATACACAACAGTTTCTGGTGTAGACGGATTTGACGGAACTCGTAAAGAGGCTCCAAAAGCGGTTGTGAAAGCTATCGTATAA
- the cysD gene encoding sulfate adenylyltransferase subunit CysD, with protein MSSILKTNALESEAIYIFREVISQFDKPVLLFSGGKDSITLVRLAQKAFFPAKIPFPLLHVDTGHNFPETIEFRDKLVAELGLELIVRNVQDAIDEGKVVEESGKYSSRNSLQTTTLLDAIEEFKFDACIGGARRDEEKARAKERIFSVRDDFGQWDEKNQRPELFDILNGKIENGQNVRVFPISNWTELDVWSYIEQEQIEIPSIYFSHKRKVFLRDGMIWSHSPFVYQEEDEEIEERIVRFRTVGDMSCTAAVDSYAATIQEVVGEIRSSTISERGARIDDKRSEAAMEKRKQQGYF; from the coding sequence ATGAGTTCAATATTGAAAACAAATGCTTTAGAAAGCGAAGCGATATACATTTTTAGAGAAGTAATTTCTCAATTTGACAAACCAGTATTGCTTTTTTCTGGTGGAAAAGATTCGATTACTTTAGTACGCTTAGCGCAAAAAGCATTTTTTCCTGCTAAAATCCCTTTTCCATTGTTGCATGTAGACACGGGACATAACTTTCCGGAAACTATTGAATTTAGAGACAAATTAGTTGCTGAATTAGGATTGGAATTAATCGTTCGTAATGTTCAGGATGCTATTGACGAAGGTAAGGTAGTTGAAGAATCTGGGAAATATTCCAGCAGAAACAGTTTGCAAACAACTACACTTTTGGATGCCATCGAAGAATTCAAATTTGATGCTTGTATTGGTGGTGCGCGTCGTGATGAAGAAAAAGCAAGAGCTAAAGAACGTATTTTTTCCGTTCGTGATGATTTTGGTCAATGGGATGAGAAAAACCAACGTCCGGAATTATTCGATATTTTAAACGGAAAAATCGAAAATGGTCAAAACGTTCGTGTTTTCCCAATTTCGAACTGGACAGAGCTTGATGTTTGGAGTTATATTGAGCAAGAGCAAATCGAAATTCCATCGATTTACTTTTCACACAAACGTAAAGTATTCTTGAGAGACGGTATGATTTGGTCCCATTCACCATTTGTGTACCAAGAAGAAGATGAAGAAATCGAAGAACGAATTGTTCGTTTTAGAACTGTTGGAGATATGAGCTGTACAGCAGCTGTTGATTCTTATGCGGCAACGATTCAAGAGGTGGTTGGCGAAATCAGATCTTCAACTATTTCAGAAAGAGGAGCCAGAATTGATGACAAACGTTCTGAAGCCGCGATGGAGAAAAGAAAACAACAAGGGTATTTTTAG
- a CDS encoding HEPN domain-containing protein: MESFRTEIENPIVQKDIIDLERKIALFRDGKIDDERFRSLRLARGVYGQRQEGVQMIRIKLPFGKVTSEQLLRITKVSDEYSTGRLHITTRQDIQIHYVSLDRTPQLWAELEKDDVTLREACGNTVRNITASETAGIDSEEPFDVSPYAHAMFQFFLRNPVCQEMGRKFKMSFSSSDKDTALSYLHDLGFIPRIVNGERGFKVMLGGGLGSQPSHAELLSEFIPVNQIIPTTEGVLRIFDRYGERAKRLKARMKFLIKDLGRDEFLRLVEEEKKALSYQTVEIDTTAFDAEIPATLLEVPKVVIEDTAAFEAWKKSNVIAQKQAGYVAIGIKVLLGDFYTDKARLLADLIKNYAANELRFSLRQDILIRHVKEENLPFFYQELAKLDFVALGYNTISDITACPGTDTCNLGIASSTGIAVELERVLETEYPQYSNNQEITIKISGCMNACGQHNMAEIGFQGMSINSGKLVAPALQVLLGGGNLGNGNGRFSDKVIKIPSRRGPDALRLILNDFEANGNGQSFLNYYDAKGEKYFYEFLKPLADLTNLTEADFVDWGNADNYVKAVGVGECAGVVIDLVATLIFEAKDKMTFAQEAFEEGKWSDAIYLAYAGFVNGAKALLLAENQKTNHHAGIIDLFDTVFIESNKIELDSTFKDLVYQIKANEPSEAFAQKYIQEGIAFFQNIEKYRAKDLADA; encoded by the coding sequence ATGGAAAGTTTTAGAACCGAAATAGAAAACCCGATTGTCCAAAAAGACATTATCGATTTAGAAAGAAAAATTGCTTTATTCCGTGACGGAAAAATTGATGACGAACGTTTCCGCAGCCTTCGTTTGGCGAGAGGAGTTTACGGTCAACGTCAGGAAGGCGTACAAATGATTCGTATCAAATTGCCTTTTGGTAAAGTGACCAGCGAACAATTGTTGCGTATTACTAAAGTTTCTGATGAATATTCAACCGGACGTTTGCACATTACAACGCGCCAGGATATCCAAATTCACTATGTAAGTTTGGACAGAACACCGCAACTTTGGGCTGAATTAGAGAAAGATGATGTTACTTTGAGAGAAGCTTGTGGAAATACCGTGAGAAACATTACGGCTAGCGAAACAGCAGGAATTGATTCAGAAGAACCTTTTGATGTGTCGCCTTACGCGCACGCTATGTTTCAGTTTTTCTTGAGAAATCCGGTTTGTCAGGAAATGGGACGTAAATTCAAAATGTCATTTTCGTCTTCAGATAAAGATACGGCATTGAGTTATTTACACGATTTAGGATTTATTCCAAGAATTGTAAATGGCGAAAGAGGTTTTAAAGTTATGCTAGGTGGAGGATTAGGTTCTCAACCAAGTCATGCCGAATTATTATCAGAATTTATTCCGGTAAACCAAATTATACCAACAACCGAAGGCGTTTTGAGAATTTTTGACCGCTACGGCGAAAGAGCAAAGCGTTTGAAAGCACGTATGAAATTCTTAATCAAAGATTTGGGAAGAGACGAGTTTTTAAGATTGGTGGAAGAAGAGAAAAAAGCGTTGTCTTACCAAACAGTTGAAATAGATACAACAGCTTTTGATGCTGAAATTCCAGCTACTTTATTGGAAGTTCCAAAAGTAGTAATCGAAGATACAGCTGCTTTCGAAGCTTGGAAAAAATCAAATGTAATCGCGCAAAAACAAGCCGGTTATGTAGCGATTGGAATCAAAGTTTTATTGGGTGATTTTTATACAGATAAAGCGAGATTATTAGCTGATTTGATCAAAAATTATGCAGCGAATGAATTGCGTTTTTCTTTGAGACAAGACATATTAATTCGTCACGTAAAAGAAGAAAATTTACCTTTTTTCTACCAAGAATTAGCCAAATTAGATTTTGTGGCTTTGGGTTACAATACCATTTCAGATATTACAGCTTGTCCGGGAACAGATACTTGTAATTTAGGAATTGCAAGCAGCACCGGAATCGCAGTAGAACTGGAAAGAGTTTTAGAAACAGAATATCCACAATACAGCAACAATCAAGAAATCACGATTAAAATCAGTGGTTGTATGAATGCTTGTGGACAACATAATATGGCCGAAATTGGTTTTCAGGGAATGTCAATTAATTCAGGAAAATTAGTGGCGCCAGCATTACAAGTATTATTGGGCGGAGGAAATTTAGGAAATGGAAACGGAAGATTTTCGGATAAAGTAATCAAAATTCCAAGTAGAAGAGGACCTGATGCCTTGAGATTGATTTTAAATGATTTTGAAGCAAACGGAAACGGACAATCATTCTTGAATTATTATGATGCCAAAGGCGAAAAATATTTCTACGAATTTTTGAAACCATTAGCTGATTTGACTAATCTTACCGAAGCTGATTTTGTAGATTGGGGAAATGCAGATAATTACGTAAAAGCAGTTGGAGTAGGAGAATGCGCCGGAGTGGTTATTGATTTAGTGGCTACTTTAATCTTTGAAGCCAAAGATAAAATGACTTTCGCACAAGAAGCTTTCGAAGAAGGAAAATGGTCAGATGCAATTTATTTGGCGTATGCCGGATTTGTAAACGGAGCTAAAGCATTATTGCTTGCAGAAAACCAAAAAACAAATCACCATGCGGGAATCATCGATTTATTTGATACGGTTTTTATCGAAAGCAATAAAATCGAGTTGGATTCAACATTCAAAGATTTAGTGTACCAAATTAAAGCGAATGAGCCTTCTGAAGCGTTTGCACAAAAATACATTCAAGAAGGAATCGCCTTTTTTCAAAATATAGAAAAATACAGAGCAAAAGATTTAGCTGATGCATAA